The DNA sequence CATCAAGATGTACATCATCACCGACGGAGGGACTACCCGAGCGGCATATGTGGATTTCATGCCGATCATCGAATTGGCCGACATGACGCTGCTGCTGGGTTTCTTTTCCCTACTGTCGGTCAAATACGAAAGCGGGACCGCACGGGTGCGATGGGTCGGCAATGCGGTCAAGATCCTGGCCAGTGTCGGGGCGCTTTACGCAGCTTACATCTCGGACACGCGTGGAACATGGCTGGCGATCCCGTTTCTAACCGCTATCGCGGTCATCGTCCTATTCGATCGTTTCGAACTCAAGAAGAAGATTCTGGTTGCTTTGCTCGCCGTCGCTTTGCTGATTGGGCTGTTTTTCCTGAGTCCGAGAGTCCAGAACCGTATCCAGGCCGCGCAGCAAGACGTCACCATCTACTCAAAGGACACCGCGTCCGACACATCGGTCGGAACGCGCTTAGGCCTGTGGAAGACCTCCATCGAACTGTTCGTCGAACATCCATTGATTGGCGTTGGAAGACAGAACTTTCGACCTACTTTGCAGCATTTGGGGCAAGAAGGAAAAATCTCCCCGGTCATCGCGCGCCAGATTCATTCTCACAATGAGATTTTCTACAATATGGCGACCTTGGGGAGCTTTGGCCTCATCGGCTTGCTGGCACTGTATTTCGTACCAGGAGTGTTTTTTGCGAGGAAACTGAGGCACAAAGACAAGGAACTGCAGGCCACGGCAGCGATGGGCTTGATGCTTTGCACCGGCTATCTGATCTTTGGGCTGACGGACGTGATGTTCATGTGGGGCGCAAGCGACAATTTTTATACTATATTCATGGCCATTTTGTTTACCCACGTTTATCAGCGCGAGAGATTGCTCGCTTCCTCCGGGGCTTCGGTCTGAAGCAATGGCCGCGGCAACTGATAGACACATTTCGTCAATTTACAGTAACTAACATGCTCGCCTGGCTACGGCAAAAAATCCGCAAGAAGATTTTCAAATTTGGCTTTCCCTTGTTCGGCAAGGTAAAGAAACTGGAGCTACCCAATGTGACGCTGGTCGTCATCGACTGCGTGAACTATGAGCGGGCCAAGCGCGCCTTCGATCATTGCCTTTTCTACTGCAATTTTGGTGATGCAAAACTGCTGACGCATTTCGATTCCTGTGATGCTTCGACGGTCAAGATCGAGCAGATCCGCTCTATCGAAGCCTATTCAAAGTTTGTGCTAAAAGATCTGGATCGCTACTTTGATACCGATTACGTTCTCGTCGCACAATGGGATGGTTTTATCTGGAAGCATGCGCTGTGGGATCAGGCATTCCTGGGATATGACTATATTGGTGCTCCATGGCCTGTTCATTTGACCAAAGGCGAGGCGCACCGTGAGCATCGCGTGGGCAATGGCGGATTTTCCCTCCGCAGCAAACGTCTGCAGCAATTTCTGGCAAAGGATGAGCGCATCCAAGCGACCGACAACGAGGATGTGGTCATTTGCCAATACCAGCGGCCTTACTTGGAGCAATGTGGTTTTCGCTTCGCCCCCGTTGAGCTGGCGGCACGGTTCAGCTGTGAAGGAGAATTGCAAGATGCATTCGGACATCACGGGCATCAGGGCTTCAATATGCCGCTACGCCCTCTATGGTTGAAGATCTACAATTTTCTCTATCACAGGGACTTTTAGCACGGATATTTCATATGTGATGAGGGTCATGCTCGGAAAAATCGATTTATCCGGGGTGGGACGTGGCATGTCAGCGGATGCAGATGGAAGTCAAGTGGTCAACTCCTTTTGAACAGGAGGGAGCTGATTGCTTTCGATGCGATCGCGACGCAGTCGCCAGGACGCAGGCCTGCCACTTCGTCATCGGATGCAATGACCTCCACGATCTCCTGACCGATCAGCAGAGAAACAATGTGAACCACCTCTTCGTGCTGAATCGCGAGTACTTGCGCATGCAGGTTCAGCTTGCCGGAGAGCCGCTTTTGCAGGAATACTTCGGCCGGCGAGCCTGCTTGTACGATCCGCCCGGACTCCATTCGCAATACTCGGTGGGAAAGCTTGAACACTTCCCCGATGTCATGGCTTACCAGGAGAGTGGTGAGTCCAAAGCGTTGATGCAGGCGGGCGAGATCATCCTGCATCTGGACACGTAATGCCGTGTCAAGCGCCGAGAGTGGCTCATCGAGCAAGAGCAGGCGGGGTTTGCGCGCGAGTGCGCGCGCAAGTGCAACGCGTTGTTTCTGCCCACCGGACAGCGTGTCCGGCAAGCGATGCTGCAGGTCGGTGAGCGCCGTCAGTTCAAGTAACTCGTCGATCCAGATCTTGTCTCCTTGCCCAATGGCGTAAGCAACATTCTGGCGTACCGTTAAATTCGGGAACAACGCGTAGTCCTGGAATACGTAGCCGATCGAGCGTCGCTGCGGCGGGACGTTCAGGCAGCGCTCCGAATCGAACCATGTTGTGTCGTCGAACACAATGCGGCCCGCATCCGGCGCGCTTAGCCCGGCGAGCATTCTGAGCAGGCTGGTCTTGCCGGCACCGGAAGGGCCGGACAACGCGACGAAGCTGCCAGTGTCGATCCCGGCATGTATCTCTAACTGCAACTGGCCACCGGTATGGCGCAGCGCTTTGTTTAGAGCAATCTCGATCACGTCATCCCGCCTTCAGCCATTTCTTGTTAACGACATAGACAGTAAGCAGAATCGCAAACGTCACCGCAAACAGCACCAGCGCATAGAAATTGGCCGCCGCATAGTTCAGGCTCTCCACCTCGTCGTAGATTGCGATCGATGCGACCTTGGTGACACCGGGTATATTCCCGCCGATCATCAGGATCACGCCAAACTCGCCGACCGTATGCGCAAAGCTCAACACCGAGCCCGAAAGCAGGGCAGGCTTGATATTCGGTAGCAGCACGCGGAACAGGGTGACGAGGTCGGACTTGCCGAGCGTGCGCGACGCCTCGATCAGCGACAGCGGGATGCTCTGAAATCCCGCTTGAATCGGCTGCACCATGAACGGCAGGCTGAAAATCACCGAACCGACCACCAGTCCAGCGAAGCTGAAGACCAGC is a window from the Noviherbaspirillum sp. UKPF54 genome containing:
- a CDS encoding O-antigen ligase; the encoded protein is MKNPILAFRWLVFLILFSSSSLLLIVRKVGNLGFYHLFLIALVSLIFHIEHGGTSFPVFVRKFWKFHLAMAGMFIAILLNQLISQDFDAHSLDLPSRMALFILVAWASLMCTAEMFKWFQWSYVLGALLATIKMYIITDGGTTRAAYVDFMPIIELADMTLLLGFFSLLSVKYESGTARVRWVGNAVKILASVGALYAAYISDTRGTWLAIPFLTAIAVIVLFDRFELKKKILVALLAVALLIGLFFLSPRVQNRIQAAQQDVTIYSKDTASDTSVGTRLGLWKTSIELFVEHPLIGVGRQNFRPTLQHLGQEGKISPVIARQIHSHNEIFYNMATLGSFGLIGLLALYFVPGVFFARKLRHKDKELQATAAMGLMLCTGYLIFGLTDVMFMWGASDNFYTIFMAILFTHVYQRERLLASSGASV
- a CDS encoding DUF5672 family protein, whose product is MLAWLRQKIRKKIFKFGFPLFGKVKKLELPNVTLVVIDCVNYERAKRAFDHCLFYCNFGDAKLLTHFDSCDASTVKIEQIRSIEAYSKFVLKDLDRYFDTDYVLVAQWDGFIWKHALWDQAFLGYDYIGAPWPVHLTKGEAHREHRVGNGGFSLRSKRLQQFLAKDERIQATDNEDVVICQYQRPYLEQCGFRFAPVELAARFSCEGELQDAFGHHGHQGFNMPLRPLWLKIYNFLYHRDF
- a CDS encoding ABC transporter ATP-binding protein, with product MIEIALNKALRHTGGQLQLEIHAGIDTGSFVALSGPSGAGKTSLLRMLAGLSAPDAGRIVFDDTTWFDSERCLNVPPQRRSIGYVFQDYALFPNLTVRQNVAYAIGQGDKIWIDELLELTALTDLQHRLPDTLSGGQKQRVALARALARKPRLLLLDEPLSALDTALRVQMQDDLARLHQRFGLTTLLVSHDIGEVFKLSHRVLRMESGRIVQAGSPAEVFLQKRLSGKLNLHAQVLAIQHEEVVHIVSLLIGQEIVEVIASDDEVAGLRPGDCVAIASKAISSLLFKRS
- the modB gene encoding molybdate ABC transporter permease subunit, which produces MSHDWQPLLLTFRLAALTTVILLATGIPLAYWIAYSRTRFKPVIETLVSMPLVLPPSVLGFYLLLAFSPQHAFGHWLEQWFQVRLVFSFAGLVVGSVIFSLPFMVQPIQAGFQSIPLSLIEASRTLGKSDLVTLFRVLLPNIKPALLSGSVLSFAHTVGEFGVILMIGGNIPGVTKVASIAIYDEVESLNYAAANFYALVLFAVTFAILLTVYVVNKKWLKAG